From the genome of Jannaschia sp. S6380:
TCCAATCCACTCACAAGATGGCGGCCGATCGAATGGCCGGACCCCTGCGCCGCTGGCGCGGGCGCGGGGTCCGGCCCTGGGGCTTGCAATGGACGGGTGGCCGGGGGCAGGACAGCGTCATGGCCAAGCTCTATTTCCACTATTCCACCATGAATGCCGGCAAGAGCACGCTGCTCTTGCAAGCCAGCTACAATTACAACGAACGCGGCATGCGAACCTATCTGCTGACCGCGAATTTCGACGACCGGGCCGGGCGCGGCAAGATCGCCAGCCGCATCGGGATCGAAGCCGAGGCCGACACCTGGGCCGCGTCCTCCGACCTGTTCGACATGATCCGCACTCGCCTGGACGAGGGGCCCTGCGCTTGCGTCCTGATCGACGAATGCCAATGGCTCAGCCGCGACCAGGTCTGGCAGCTGGCCCGTGCGGTCGACGATCTGGGCGTGCCGGTCATGGCCTACGGCCTGCGTGTCGATTTCCGCGGCGAGCTCTTTCCCGGGTCCGCCGCATTGCTCGCGCTGGCCGACGAGCTGCGCGAAGTGCGCACGATCTGTCATTGCGGCCGGCGGGCGACGATGGTCATCCGCGTGGGCCCCGACGGCGAGGCCCTGTCCGAGGGCGCCCAGGTCGAGGTCGGCGGCAACGATCGCTATGTCAGCCTGTGCCGCCGCCATTTCCGCGAAGCGATCGGCGACCGCGTCCCTCCCGAGCCGCCCGTGTGACCGACCGGCTCCCCGGGATCGACGCCGTCATCCTCG
Proteins encoded in this window:
- a CDS encoding thymidine kinase; its protein translation is MAKLYFHYSTMNAGKSTLLLQASYNYNERGMRTYLLTANFDDRAGRGKIASRIGIEAEADTWAASSDLFDMIRTRLDEGPCACVLIDECQWLSRDQVWQLARAVDDLGVPVMAYGLRVDFRGELFPGSAALLALADELREVRTICHCGRRATMVIRVGPDGEALSEGAQVEVGGNDRYVSLCRRHFREAIGDRVPPEPPV